A genomic segment from Nicotiana sylvestris chromosome 1, ASM39365v2, whole genome shotgun sequence encodes:
- the LOC104227378 gene encoding uncharacterized protein has translation MSNFNLGKKLLPTKKAWKSFTNKLQSRLHKLKLSKAVKNSKDICIRAYNYIFPIITRKFYSLINRSSPPRTRRNFYHYYQYQQRHKNTSLIYVDQLFPEPMQKQSCTISAPQTKEFVASSSGGDANRSKLDREEQEIIMRAIEEKTAIKKRKGVESISSRICDIEEWRTPSMPHINGVDRKAEEFISKFREDMEIERQQSILDFQEMLARGV, from the coding sequence ATGTCAAATTTCAACTTAGGTAAGAAGCTTCTACCCACTAAAAAAGCATGGAAGAGCTTCACCAACAAATTACAATCAAGATTACACAAGCTCAAGCTTTCAAAAGCTGTCAAAAATTCCAAAGACATTTGTATTAGAGCTTACAATTACATTTTTCCTATTATTACTCGTAAATTCTACTCCTTAATCAATCGTTCTTCACCCCCACGTACTCGTCGCAATTTTTACCATTACTACCAATACCAACAACGTCACAAAAATACTTCGCTTATATATGTGGACCAGCTCTTCCCTGAACCTATGCAAAAGCAAAGTTGTACAATATCTGCGCCTCAGACTAAAGAATTTGTTGCGTCAAGTAGTGGTGGTGATGCTAATAGAAGTAAATTGGATCGAGAAGAGCAAGAGATTATTATGAGGGCAATTGAGGAAAAAACTGCAATAAAAAAACGTAAGGGAGTTGAAAGTATTAGTAGTAGAATATGTGATATTGAAGAATGGAGAACTCCTTCAATGCCACATATTAATGGAGTGGATAGAAAAGCTGAGGAATTTATCTCTAAGTTTCGTGAAGATATGGAGATTGAAAGACAACAATCTATTCTTGATTTTCAAGAAATGTTGGCTCGAGGTGTTTAA
- the LOC104227375 gene encoding 11S globulin seed storage protein Ana o 2.0101-like has protein sequence MEIRSLLPLALCFFLLFNGCFAQIEQQQRFLWQKLQQQQQHRRGRARTECRIQSLNAREPTYKFDSEAGTTEFWDRNNEEFECAGVAAVRNVIQPQGLLLPHYNNAPQLLYIVQGSGLLGSVIPGCAETYESRQRERGMRGEESREGERQFRSGGDQHQKVRQFREGDVLALPAGVTLWFYNNGQERLVTVALLDTSNPANQLDLHFRHFFLAGNPNPSGQSGSRYEEEIRGRREQEQGEQQQQRRQTGNLFDGFDQNLLADVFNVDPELVRNLQGREDQRGRIIRVERFDVLSPEFEEREEQRPSREREGRGGSQPNGLEETICTMRLGENLGRPSRADVYNPRGGRISTLNSHKLPILNWLQLSAERGVLYQNAVMAPYWNMNAHSILYILRGSGRIQVVGDTGNSVFNDQVREGQMLIVPQNFAVVKRAGNQGLDYIAFKTNDQAMTSPLAGRLSAIRAMPEEVLMNSYQISRQEARSLKYNREEATVFAGRRSGGYSTRAFNYALTAVEALLKA, from the exons ATGGAAATACGTTCTCTTCTTCCTCTTGCCCTTTGCTTTTTTCTCCTCTTTAATGGTTGCTTTGCTCAAATAGAGCAACAGCAACGATTCTTATGGCAGAAActtcagcaacaacaacaacaccgcCGTGGCCGAGCCAGAACTGAGTGTCGGATCCAGAGCCTTAATGCTCGGGAACCAACTTATAAATTTGACTCAGAGGCTGGAACCACTGAGTTTTGGGACCGTAATAATGAGGAATTTGAATGTGCTGGAGTTGCTGCTGTTAGAAATGTTATTCAACCTCAGGGCTTGCTCTTGCCTCATTACAATAATGCTCCTCAACTCCTCTACATTGTCCAAG GAAGTGGACTTTTGGGTAGTGTAATACCTGGATGTGCCGAAACATATGAATCACGGCAAAGAGAGAGGGGCATGAGGGGAGAAGAAAGCAGAGAAGGAGAAAGGCAGTTCAGAAGTGGTGGTGATCAACATCAGAAAGTCAGGCAATTTAGAGAGGGTGATGTACTTGCATTGCCAGCAGGTGTTACTCTTTGGTTTTATAACAATGGTCAAGAACGCCTTGTTACTGTCGCTTTGCTTGATACCAGCAATCCTGCTAACCAGCTTGATCTCCACTTCAGG CATTTCTTCCTTGCTGGAAACCCAAATCCCAGTGGACAAAGTGGAAGCAGGTACGAAGAAGAAATCCGAGGCCGAAGAGAACAAGAACAAggtgaacaacaacaacaacgtcGTCAAACCGGCAACCTTTTTGACGGCTTTGACCAAAATCTCCTCGCCGATGTTTTCAACGTTGACCCCGAATTAGTCAGGAACTTACAGGGCAGAGAGGATCAAAGGGGCCGAATTATTCGGGTCGAGAGGTTCGATGTTTTAAGCCCAGAATTTGAAGAAAGAGAAGAACAGAGGCCCAGCAGAGAACGTGAGGGAAGAGGAGGATCACAGCCCAATGGGCTTGAGGAAACTATTTGTACCATGAGGCTTGGAGAGAACTTGGGCCGCCCATCTCGTGCTGACGTGTACAATCCACGTGGCGGACGTATTAGCACCCTCAACAGCCATAAGCTTCCAATTCTCAACTGGCTTCAGCTCAGTGCTGAAAGAGGAGTCCTTTACCAG AACGCAGTAATGGCACCATACTGGAACATGAACGCACACAGCATCCTCTACATTCTCCGAGGAAGCGGTCGGATTCAGGTAGTCGGCGACACCGGAAACTCCGTATTCAACGACCAAGTCAGAGAAGGTCAAATGCTCATAGTACCACAAAACTTTGCAGTAGTAAAAAGAGCAGGAAACCAAGGACTAGACTACATTGCATTCAAAACCAACGATCAAGCCATGACCAGCCCATTAGCCGGACGTTTATCGGCGATCCGAGCAATGCCGGAGGAAGTTCTGATGAACTCTTACCAGATATCAAGACAAGAAGCAAGAAGTTTGAAGTATAATAGAGAAGAAGCAACTGTTTTTGCTGGTAGAAGGTCAGGTGGATATTCAACTAGGGCATTTAACTATGCTTTAACTGCTGTTGAAGCTCTTTTAAAAGCTTAA